Proteins from one Shewanella pealeana ATCC 700345 genomic window:
- a CDS encoding pyridoxal phosphate-dependent decarboxylase family protein, giving the protein MSHHFKDYRGSLERSLEHAVSYLESLDERPVAKEITSQQLRDLIAGEMPQQATAPEQVIDEMAYALDAGLVASGGPRFFGYAIGGTFPAALAADWLVSAWDQNVPYYVSSPAMAVAEETAAEWMVELLGLTKGSAVGFTSGAQEAIYTSLITARNSLLENAGWDVATKGLYGAPQVNVVVSDQIHSTIKRALSMIGLGIETIVKVPTDDNLRLIPQELERVLADINGPTLVCAQAGCIDSGAFDPFDEIADAVANHGNAWLHVDGAIGLWAAASDKQKHLLKGIERADSIDTDGHKWFNMPYDCGMVIVKDPAKITSAMGGGNMGDYLNDAMEKPDRNAINFGIAASRRARGLPVYAAFKSLGKQGIVDHLDNCCALAKRMADILREVEGITILNDVVSNRFSAQFGTGDVEYRNELTARVVHRLQQEGYLYPSTSGYKGLKTMLFSVLNYHTSIEDIDNSAMKIIEAFNTEKAIFVKPA; this is encoded by the coding sequence ATGTCACATCATTTTAAAGATTACCGCGGTTCACTTGAGCGTTCTTTAGAGCATGCTGTCTCGTACCTTGAGTCGCTAGATGAACGACCTGTCGCTAAAGAGATCACGTCGCAGCAACTACGAGATTTAATTGCGGGTGAAATGCCACAGCAAGCTACAGCGCCAGAGCAGGTTATCGATGAAATGGCATATGCGCTCGATGCGGGTCTTGTCGCCTCTGGTGGACCGAGATTTTTTGGTTATGCCATCGGCGGGACGTTCCCTGCGGCATTAGCTGCAGACTGGCTAGTCAGTGCGTGGGATCAAAATGTGCCCTACTACGTGTCGAGCCCAGCAATGGCTGTTGCCGAAGAAACGGCAGCCGAGTGGATGGTAGAGTTACTTGGCTTGACTAAGGGCTCTGCGGTTGGTTTTACTTCAGGCGCTCAAGAAGCGATTTATACCTCGTTAATCACCGCGCGTAATTCACTGCTAGAAAATGCAGGATGGGATGTGGCCACTAAAGGCCTGTATGGCGCGCCACAGGTGAATGTGGTCGTCAGTGATCAAATTCACTCAACCATTAAGCGCGCGCTTTCGATGATAGGTTTGGGGATTGAAACCATAGTTAAGGTGCCGACTGACGATAATCTTCGCCTTATTCCACAAGAGCTTGAGCGGGTATTAGCCGACATTAACGGCCCAACACTGGTTTGTGCCCAAGCGGGTTGTATCGATTCAGGGGCATTCGATCCTTTCGATGAGATTGCAGATGCCGTTGCTAATCATGGTAATGCTTGGCTACATGTGGATGGCGCAATCGGTCTGTGGGCCGCTGCGAGCGACAAGCAGAAGCATCTATTAAAAGGGATTGAGCGAGCGGATTCCATCGATACCGACGGCCATAAGTGGTTCAACATGCCTTATGACTGCGGCATGGTGATAGTGAAAGATCCTGCCAAGATCACCTCGGCAATGGGGGGCGGAAACATGGGGGATTACCTTAATGATGCGATGGAGAAGCCTGATCGTAACGCGATTAACTTTGGTATTGCCGCATCGAGACGTGCCCGTGGCCTGCCTGTATACGCCGCGTTTAAGTCGCTTGGTAAGCAAGGCATCGTTGACCATTTAGATAACTGCTGCGCCTTAGCCAAACGCATGGCGGATATTTTGAGAGAAGTAGAGGGCATCACAATTCTTAATGATGTGGTATCGAATCGATTCTCTGCGCAATTTGGCACAGGTGATGTCGAGTATCGCAACGAGCTAACAGCCCGTGTGGTACATAGACTGCAGCAAGAGGGTTACCTTTACCCCTCTACATCTGGATACAAGGGCTTAAAGACCATGCTGTTTTCAGTGCTGAATTATCACACATCGATAGAGGATATTGATAATTCAGCGATGAAAATTATTGAAGCTTTTAACACTGAAAAAGCGATATTTGTTAAGCCGGCTTAA